From the genome of Phaeodactylum tricornutum CCAP 1055/1 chromosome 13, whole genome shotgun sequence, one region includes:
- a CDS encoding predicted protein: MDWGALDEESCNCDESPSHKNRDTKDYFSTSSERRVSGPGNSQLSKQTSGQACADSKLKKQPKQTGKWKKPPGMPKRPLSAYNLFFAHERKQLIACGVLASGRQKKHYTKQSTTLRRPPRKMGFAGLARAVAAKWKMIDDSTRHTFNQQAECEQAKYKIAIKQWNSQHLDLSETNVVNHVGQDRATCSEYDFSSNPLLHTPKEGQATKGKSLPIPTVYVARPGNGTVGCNVHQSEDTLPHGLQESRVVDRARSTERWYSGAQPSGFVSLPFTHEQSSTNRVCNKRATSLGQAAGVVPPRIMPPILQHDDFKMVPQSRKNRSSTQREQHIAMGRYGSAHASGSQSRSKMEPAKGFCRHDEKVESKHLIKVLSSSGSEFPTKGARSILSAKGRSFRQLIFDLDDDEVDLLRELAKNP; this comes from the coding sequence ATGGACTGGGGGGcgctcgacgaagaaagctGCAACTGCGACGAAAGCCCGAGCCACAAGAACCGTGATACTAAAGACTACTTTTCAACCAGCAGTGAAAGAAGAGTTTCCGGTCCAGGGAACAGTCAATTGTCGAAACAGACGTCTGGCCAAGCTTGCGCCGATTCGAAGCTGAAAAAGCAGCCCAAGCAGACagggaaatggaagaagccccCCGGGATGCCCAAGCGGCCGCTTTCTGCGTATAATTTGTTTTTTGCACACGAAAGGAAGCAGCTTATTGCCTGTGGCGTCCTTGCCAGTGGCAGACAGAAGAAGCATTATACAAAGCAATCGACGACTTTACGTAGACCTCCCCGAAAAATGGGATTTGCAGGGCTAGCGCGAGCGGTTGCAGCCAAATGGAAGATGATTGATGATAGTACCCGGCATACCTTCAATCAACAGGCAGAATGTGAGCAAGCAAAATACAAAATAGCAATCAAACAGTGGAACAGCCAGCATCTAGATTTGTCAGAAACGAACGTAGTCAATCATGTTGGGCAAGATAGAGCCACGTGCAGCGAATATGACTTCAGCAGCAATCCGCTCCTCCATACTCCGAAAGAAGGACAAGcaacaaaaggaaagagtCTTCCAATTCCCACTGTGTATGTCGCAAGGCCAGGAAATGGTACTGTTGGGTGTAATGTTCATCAAAGTGAAGACACCCTTCCGCATGGTTTACAAGAAAGTCGCGTAGTGGATCGGGCTCGTTCCACAGAGAGATGGTACAGCGGGGCACAACCTAGTGGATTTGTTAGCCTTCCTTTCACTCATGAGCAGTCCTCTACAAACCGAGTCTGCAATAAGCGAGCCACGTCCCTAGGACAAGCTGCCGGCGTTGTTCCACCGCGTATTATGCCGCCAATTCTTCAACATGACGACTTCAAAATGGTGCCGCAATCCCGCAAGAATCGCTCGTCGACACAACGAGAACAACACATAGCAATGGGCCGTTATGGGTCTGCTCATGCATCAGGGAGTCAAAGCCGTAGTAAAATGGAGCCCGCAAAAGGCTTCTGTAGACATGATGAAAAGGTGGAGTCAAAGCATCTCATAAAAGTACTGTCATCTTCCGGAAGTGAATTTCCGACGAAAGGAGCAAGATCTATATTGTCAGCAAAAGGCAGGTCGTTTCGCCAATTAATATTTGAtttggatgatgatgaagtAGATCTGCTGCGGGAACTGGCTAAAAATCCCTAA
- a CDS encoding predicted protein encodes MVAFMITKRSASALSFVIVVSSTMAASAFQRSTQQHHPLAARNYPASSKHRVSSLLQSRQFKRPTHLQSSSYKESTRRTDSGVLSVFSDTPIAPYLDAPRFGLSEKNMGFLALFSVPVVWGTYVPVVRVLYESDPPVPGVLFSAAYFAVASLSTLALLIVFPNLDRDDSSHGQAARRDALALEQEQSLDDSALSTYPQKDFWSKLNTLHLPIGGIEIGTYLFLGATMQVMGLKTIPADRAGFLVQLSTIFVPLVEGVMKGNPSAISMRTWGACGLALAGIGIMSLDLDHQATSESLEGAIQASTQMASFSNGDFLTVGAALMYTMSIIRLSKFSQESSPLRITASKATVEMILAASLVAAAVWSVTTTGAVDATSTNAIMSFVHDSGNDIVQFSEAVRERWADGTLPLESIFKVGAATLYTGWVATAFLVFAQSYGQQRVKATDANLIYSLQPLFTSFFAFLMLGEVMAPIGYVGGSFIGGAVFMVASKPSEEDEPCVKEV; translated from the coding sequence ATGGTTGCTTTCATGATCACCAAGAGAAGTGCATCAGCACTCTCCTTTGTAATTGTAGTGTCATCGACTATGGCAGCTAGTGCCTTCCAAAGGTCCACTCAACAACACCATCCTCTTGCTGCTAGAAATTATCCCGCATCATCGAAACACAGGGTATCGTCTCTACTCCAGTCACGGCAATTCAAGCGGCCGACGCATCTACAATCTTCTTCTTACAAAGAGTCGACAAGAAGGACGGACAGTGGTGTGCTCTCCGTATTCAGTGATACACCGATTGCTCCGTATTTGGATGCCCCAAGGTTCGGATTGTCCGAAAAGAATATGGGTTTTCTAGCACTCTTCAGCGTCCCCGTTGTATGGGGTACATACGTACCGGTGGTTCGAGTATTGTACGAAAGCGATCCACCCGTACCTGGCGTGCTGTTCTCCGCAGCTTACTTTGCAGTCGCTTCACTTTCAACTCTAGCTCTACTCATTGTCTTTCCCAATCTTGATCGGGATGATAGCTCACACGGCCAGGCAGCGCGTAGAGATGCTCTAGCTCTGGAGCAAGAACAGTCCCTGGACGACAGTGCTTTATCAACGTACCCCCAGAAAGATTTTTGGTCCAAGCTGAACACCCTGCATCTTCCCATTGGTGGCATCGAGATCGGCACCTATCTCTTTCTCGGGGCAACCATGCAAGTTATGGGACTCAAGACGATACCAGCTGACCGAGCAGGATTTTTGGTACAGCTTTCTACCATCTTTGTCCCTTTGGTTGAAGGCGTTATGAAAGGTAATCCCTCCGCCATATCAATGCGCACGTGGGGAGCATGTGGATTGGCGCTTGCAGGGATTGGAATCATGAGCCTAGACCTGGACCACCAAGCAACTTCCGAGTCATTGGAGGGCGCCATTCAAGCGTCAACACAAATGGCGAGCTTTTCGAATGGAGATTTCCTGACAGTAGGCGCGGCATTGATGTACACAATGAGCATCATTCGTCTCAGTAAATTTTCTCAAGAATCATCCCCTCTTCGTATCACTGCCTCGAAGGCGACGGTTGAGATGATACTGGCCGCTTCCCTAGTTGCCGCAGCGGTATGGTCAGTGACAACAACTGGTGCGGTCGACGCGACCAGTACGAACGCTATTATGTCGTTTGTACATGATTCTGGAAACGACATCGTACAATTTTCGGAAGCAGTCCGAGAACGCTGGGCCGACGGCACCTTGCCACTGGAATCTATTTTCAAGGTGGGAGCGGCCACACTCTATACAGGTTGGGTCGCTACGGCATTTCTGGTCTTTGCACAAAGCTACGGGCAGCAACGCGTCAAGGCTACAGACGCAAACCTCATCTATTCGCTGCAACCTCTGTTTACatctttctttgcttttctAATGCTGGGAGAAGTCATGGCACCGATCGGCTATGTCGGAGGCTCGTTTATTGGCGGTGCCGTCTTTATGGTCGCTTCTAAGCCGAGTGAGGAAGACGAGCCCTGTGTAAAGGAAGTTTAG
- a CDS encoding predicted protein — protein sequence MANRRRRFPFAEASMRQRFIAFHRKSSLSLFLVVVVVQRLWILGGFQARKLTDLYRPQNQGPPSFWIPHGNTIISQQACTHNSSWTASYVPESSEKHQTLPKLRFDWTNLSLKTTLAKQMAAHQANCSLPAGHFWYRNRFGLGSDLHVWSQALCNALEANVRIHTIHSWLWWDVESCSKAAHGSDAIADGLPLPENEHTMQCYFPKSEPNCTHELALSPNNHSQTYNLARGRGRVGMDCPTLAESYSIAEIRSSSMEFLFSGISAKVQYEAQRQMKRVFPSGVAPNDLITVHMRWGDKANEMALVPVQKYLDAVQHILSNRGRKHVHILLATEDPKALRAFQEAAPVDWNVYVDAYFHEMLPHRIEAYNGSPKMSRELNGRPGLAALGSLLVAMEANDFVLTTASNWSRIMNELRIAVLESRYPGSTQMVDLRSGEW from the coding sequence ATGGCGAACCGTAGGAGACGGTTTCCGTTTGCAGAAGCCTCCATGCGTCAACGCTTTATTGCATTTCATAGAAAATCTAGTCTGAGTTTATTCTTGGTGGTTGTTGTGGTCCAAAGGTTGTGGATATTGGGTGGATTTCAAGCCCGCAAGCTGACTGACCTGTACCGCCCCCAGAACCAGGGCCCGCCATCTTTCTGGATACCACACGGCAACACTATCATTTCTCAACAAGCTTGTACCCACAACAGCTCATGGACTGCATCGTATGTACCAGAATCTAGTGAAAAACATCAAACGTTACCCAAGCTACGCTTCGATTGGACAAATTTGAGCTTAAAGACAACGTTGGCGAAACAAATGGCAGCGCACCAAGCCAATTGTTCTCTACCTGCTGGCCATTTTTGGTACCGTAATCGCTTCGGTCTCGGCAGTGACTTGCATGTATGGAGTCAAGCCCTGTGTAACGCTCTGGAAGCCAATGTCAGGATACACACCATTCACTCTTGGCTATGGTGGGATGTCGAAAGCTGTTCGAAAGCAGCACACGGCTCAGATGCGATTGCCGATGGCCTGCCTTTACCAGAAAACGAGCACACAATGCAGTGCTACTTTCCTAAGTCAGAACCAAATTGTACCCATGAGTTGGCTCTTTCACCGAACAATCACTCCCAGACCTACAATCTGGCCAGAGGACGAGGTCGGGTTGGAATGGATTGCCCTACACTTGCGGAAAGCTATAGTATTGCCGAGATACGTTCCTCATCAATGGAGTTTTTATTTTCCGGCATTTCTGCCAAAGTACAGTACGAGGCACAGCGACAAATGAAACGGGTCTTTCCCAGTGGCGTTGCACCTAACGACCTCATTACGGTCCATATGCGATGGGGCGACAAAGCTAACGAAATGGCTCTCGTACCGGTGCAAAAATACCTGGATGCCGTCCAGCATATCCTTAGCAATCGAGGTCGAAAGCACGTGCATATCTTGCTGGCGACCGAAGATCCGAAAGCGCTACGAGCCTTTCAGGAGGCAGCACCGGTAGACTGGAATGTATACGTCGACGCGTACTTTCACGAAATGCTTCCGCATCGCATCGAGGCTTACAACGGGTCACCCAAAATGTCCAGGGAGCTGAATGGTCGCCCCGGACTGGCCGCGCTTGGCTCGTTGCTAGTCGCTATGGAAGCCAATGACTTTGTCTTGACGACCGCCAGCAACTGGAGTCGAATCATGAACGAGCTCAGAATTGCGGTTTTGGAATCAAGGTATCCTGGATCTACGCAAATGGTCGATCTCCGATCGGGGGAATGGTGA
- a CDS encoding predicted protein: protein MAANVGGSLAETTSYVRREPVLLVPPQLAKSSYAVLIRCRCVARLWHLAGRHGSRTHRYGDFIAIPILSEEVVSKASLLDRELCSLLRTQGVSIVEKDFQPSNRIHIPPPFDARIHPERAPPARVGTGAEITQVPSRRAAFSYAELFAGIGGFGVALESLGGECVFCSEIDEVCRTVYALNFSTKNQHGDIYEVRDRDFPSQLDLLVGGFPCQPFSSLSEQPGLHCPKGNLFLQIVRVLKLSKPKAFLLENVPGLVRMKDSLNVIANALSDAGYDVTTEVCDARGLVATSRKRLFFVGLRRQQGIENAPFEFPFIPDLGFRGVDVLEYCDITNDTILRINDDQMDRLSREKYWKPAHLAWPNTVCQTLVSHYGNSVSRGKSQLVPCATGNPRRFSARECARIMGFPDRFILPKRRENQGEMAHLKEQYRMFGNAVCPPLIAAIAGAVLARCNKMTGYSDHSCWVDRGRFAAVKLANEATLRQDGITEESSEADRL from the coding sequence ATGGCAGCGAATGTTGGTGGCAGTTTAGCTGAAACCACTTCATACGTACGGCGCGAGCCAGTCCTTCTGGTACCGCCACAACTTGCCAAGTCTTCCTACGCGGTTTTGATTCGGTGCCGCTGTGTAGCTCGGCTCTGGCATCTGGCAGGACGGCATGGCTCACGCACTCATCGCTATGGAGATTTTATAGCGATTCCCATTCTTTCAGAAGAAGTTGTGTCGAAAGCTTCGTTGTTGGACCGAGAACTGTGCTCTCTTCTACGAACGCAAGGCGTTTCCATTGTGGAGAAAGATTTTCAGCCATCAAATCGCATTCACATCCCACCCCCTTTTGACGCGCGGATTCATCCGGAGAGAGCTCCGCCAGCACGTGTCGGAACGGGTGCGGAGATCACACAAGTTCCCAGTCGACGGGCAGCTTTCTCGTACGCGGAATTGTTTGCTGGTAttggcggctttggcgtAGCGTTGGAATCCCTCGGTGGTGAGTGTGTATTCTGCTCAGAAATTGACGAAGTCTGCCGAACAGTTTACGCGTTAAATTTTTCGACAAAGAACCAACATGGAGATATTTATGAGGTTCGGGATAGAGACTTTCCCTCGCAGCTGGACTTATTAGTAGGAGGTTTTCCGTGCCAGCCCTTTTCGTCGCTTAGTGAACAGCCAGGTCTACATTGCCCAAAAGGCAATTTGTTCTTACAGATTGTGCGCGTTCTCAAATTATCAAAACCGAAAGCCTTCCTATTGGAAAACGTTCCGGGCCTCGTCCGCATGAAAGATAGTTTGAATGTAATTGCGAATGCTCTTAGCGACGCCGGCTATGACGTGACTACGGAAGTTTGTGACGCCCGTGGTCTTGTTGCCACTTCTCGGAAACGTCTCTTTTTTGTGGGCTTGAGAAGGCAACAAGGTATAGAAAATGCTCCTTTTGAGTTCCCTTTCATCCCCGACCTTGGTTTTCGCGGAGTGGATGTACTAGAATACTGCGATATTACCAACGATACCATTCTACGCATAAACGATGATCAAATGGACCGATTAAGCCGTGAAAAGTACTGGAAGCCCGCTCACTTGGCGTGGCCAAATACTGTCTGTCAAACATTGGTTTCGCACTATGGAAATTCTGTATCTCGGGGAAAATCCCAACTTGTCCCGTGCGCTACTGGAAATCCACGCCGCTTTTCTGCTCGCGAATGTGCCCGCATAATGGGGTTTCCGGATCGATTTATCTTGCCTAAACGAAGAGAGAACCAAGGAGAAATGGCCCATCTGAAAGAACAGTACAGGATGTTTGGCAATGCTGTATGTCCCCCTTTGATCGCAGCAATAGCTGGTGCCGTCCTAGCACGGTGCAATAAAATGACTGGGTATTCTGACCACTCCTGTTGGGTCGACAGGGGTAGGTTTGCTGCAGTAAAATTGGCCAATGAAGCTACTTTAAGACAGGATGGAATCACTGAGGAAAGCAGTGAGGCCGACCGTTTATAG
- a CDS encoding predicted protein, translated as MPRSRINIAESNDEQGVAVFEEDIKPKSRRSSAIVDSDSEDGDDDDAVRMFSSQAPEMSQDIRPARDTEKSNLLNLGEEAREKVLTDLLRLCLFKALAGQPINRSDCAKEAGLTDSRISNAAFEEVNIRLRNIFDFELKRIPAWMERMKNIPNRFKDRYYAINVLEDDSDNGAHSKTIHSIHKSAAVEKGLLMVVLALTYCKGEPTNDGSRWILDKDLYHLLHKIDENIHPDPPVPGSKRNRGTENKDGGEGMTPDVDIVLARFVDMDYLIREKATKQQMDVCSNAEDTSFFFCMGPRAVMEIGRRQVIYFCAEILDEEPDPTMLAELEHTEGVEDVPMTA; from the coding sequence ATGCCCCGTTCTAGAATAAATATTGCCGAATCCAACGATGAACAAGGCGTTGCGGTTTTTGAGGAAGATATCAAACCCAAAAGTCGACGTTCCAGCGCAATAGTCGATTCCGACAGCGAAGACggagacgatgacgatgcgGTGAGGATGTTCAGTTCACAAGCTCCCGAGATGTCCCAAGACATCCGACCCGCCAGAGATACGGAAAAGTCGAACCTTCTCAACCTCGGCGAAGAAGCTCGTGAAAAAGTATTGACGGATCTGTTGCGTCTTTGTTTGTTCAAGGCGCTGGCGGGCCAACCCATCAATCGTTCCGACTGTGCGAAAGAAGCCGGTCTCACAGACTCACGTATTTCGAACGCCGCGTTCGAAGAAGTGAATATCCGTCTCCGTAACATTTTCGACTTTGAACTCAAGCGAATCCCCGCTTGGATGGAACGCATGAAAAACATTCCAAACCGTTTCAAGGATCGCTATTACGCGATCAATGTGCTCGAAGACGACAGCGACAACGGTGCTCACAGCAAAACTATTCATTCGATTCACAAAAGCGCGGCCGTTGAAAAGGGCCTTCTCATGGTCGTGCTTGCTTTGACATATTGTAAGGGCGAGCCCACAAATGATGGATCGCGATGGATATTGGACAAGGACCTCTATCACCTACTTCATAAGATTGACGAGAATATACACCCGGATCCGCCCGTGCCGGGCTCCAAAAGGAATCGTGGCACCGAAAACAAGGATGGCGGCGAAGGAATGACCCCAGATGTAGATATTGTTCTCGCTCGTTTTGTCGATATGGATTATCTGATTCGGGAAAAGGCTACGAAACAACAAATGGATGTTTGCAGCAATGCCGAAGACACTTCGTTCTTTTTCTGTATGGGACCACGTGCGGTGATGGAAATAGGGCGCAGGCAAGTCATTTACTTTTGTGCAGAGATTCTGGACGAAGAGCCGGATCCGACTATGTTGGCCGAATTGGAACATACCGAAGGGGTAGAAGATGTCCCAATGACGGCATAA
- a CDS encoding predicted protein — protein MSSLRNAVKRVTHKERAQPQSRAHLGILEKKKDYRGRAQDYHRKEARIKAIQEKVAMRNPDEFYFGMKNAQVLDGKHRKTLEAKQKEFEADVGLDTVRIMKTQDLGYVRMQKQRDAKKVERLQSSLHFLADNSESKKRKHTIFVESRQVAENFNVAEHFDTLPELAGRTFNRPRKQTVQEIALRASGSGSEVGEARIRGAGYKEMEERKERVQKLERAEAHLVTEKLVQGKGRKRKIKAAENGQPAQYKWRRKRQG, from the exons ATGTCGAGTTTACGGAATGCGGTCAAGCGGGTCACGCATAAGGAGCGGGCGCAACCGCAAAGTCGTGCCCATTTAGGTATCctcgaaaagaaaaaggactACCGCGGCCGCGCCCAGGATTACCACCGTAAGGAAGCCCGAATCAAGGCGATTCAAGAAAAGGTAGCGATGCGTAATCCCGACGAGTTTTACTTCGGGATGAAGAATGCCCAAGTGCTGGATGGCAAACATCGCAAGACGTTGGAAGCCAAGCAAAAGGAATTCGAAGCAGATGTTGGCTTGGACACAGTCCGGATCATGAAAACTCAAGATCTCGGTTATGTTCGGatgcaaaagcaaagagaCGCCAAGAAAGTTGAGCGTTTGCAGTCCTCTCTCCATTTCCTGGCGGACAACTCGGAATCCAAGAAACGGAAGCACACAATTTTCGTCGAATCTCGGCAGGTTGCCGAGAACTTCAATGTTGCCGAGCATTTCGATACGCTTCCAGAGCTCGCAGGTCGTACTTTTAATCGTCCGAGAAAGCAAACGGTACAAGAAATTGCGTTACGTGCTTCCGGCTCTGGTAGTGAAGTCGGCGAAG CAAGAATAAGGGGAGCTGGATACAAGGAGATGGAAGAGCGGAAGGAACGGGTACAGAAGCTGGAACGGGCCGAAGCTCATTTAGTGACGGAAAAACTGGTGCAGGGCAAAGGCCGGAAGCGCAAAATTAAAGCGGCTGAAAATGGTCAACCTGCCCAGTACAAATGGCGTAGAAAGCGGCAAGGATAA
- a CDS encoding predicted protein — protein MKSSRLTHERLIPLALSLVYSNPFVVKVAPERNYYDLISVWRPWPENSLTRCDNQSVLSVSKDTNDSTDVCRPQYRSNRTPADIHFQKYHQIPKPKKMHLILPQVDKNNDKKGILVIGDVHGCFHELLRLHEKAVQENGGLQFQYVILVGDLCNKGPDSTNVIRHVRASPNWLCVRGNHDDGALAAALGDECRQRKARYHWIFGIDKTGSSNTNVLSDEDVLWMANLPYTIRIPAVVLGEEMDTLIVHAGLIPGVLLKDQSIETMITIREVEKDSDSHRFFYCKRSNEDSKERFLWADVWKGPERVIFGHDARRGLQQRKDKWTLGLDTGVVYGKKLMGVILPQRKLVQIDAVKTHKSV, from the coding sequence ATGAAGTCTTCTCGGTTGACACATGAACGTCTTATCCCTTTGGCACTTTCGTTGGTCTACTCCAACCCATTCGTAGTGAAGGTTGCTCCGGAACGAAACTACTACGATCTCATTTCGGTCTGGCGACCTTGGCCAGAAAATTCTTTGACAAGATGCGACAACCAGTCTGTCCTATCCGTTTCTAAGGACACAAATGATTCAACCGATGTGTGCCGTCCACAATATCGATCAAACCGAACACCTGCAGATATCCATTTTCAAAAATATCATCAAATTCCCAAACCGAAAAAGATGCATCTCATTTTGCCACAAGTCGACAAAAACAATGACAAAAAAGGAATTTTAGTAATTGGGGATGTACACGGCTGTTTTCACGAACTGCTACGTTTACACGAAAAAGCCGTTCAAGAGAATGGCGGTTTGCAGTTTCAATACGTGATTTTGGTGGGTGATCTATGCAACAAAGGACCGGATTCGACAAATGTGATTCGGCACGTTCGTGCGTCTCCCAACTGGCTTTGTGTGAGAGGTAACCACGACGATGGTGCTTTAGCAGCTGCTTTAGGTGACGAATGCCGGCAAAGAAAAGCCAGGTATCACTGGATATTTGGTATCGATAAGACCGGATCTTCGAACACAAATGTTTTATCTGACGAAGATGTCTTGTGGATGGCGAACTTGCCGTACACAATCCGTATACCAGCGGTGGTACTCGGAGAAGAGATGGATACACTTATTGTACATGCAGGACTCATACCAGGCGTTCTGCTCAAGGATCAATCCATCGAGACCATGATCACTATTCGAGAAGTGGAAAAGGACTCCGATAGCCACAGATTTTTCTACTGCAAACGAAGCAACGAGGATTCTAAGGAGCGATTTTTGTGGGCCGACGTATGGAAAGGTCCTGAACGCGTGATATTTGGACACGATGCACGCAGAGGACTGCAGCAACGTAAGGATAAATGGACATTGGGCCTTGACACCGGAGTAGTTTACGGAAAGAAGCTCATGGGAGTTATTCTTCCCCAACGAAAGCTTGTCCAAATTGATGCAGTCAAGACCCACAAATCAGTTTGA
- a CDS encoding predicted protein — translation MAGVPKVLHISGYQSCGFYVRALGVLRSLALLFPTRLKVVPHEFSDRASFRSWLLDDDGGFRNTFTRDIRAREQVTAPFVWFAPSDDGHDVEDFLGGHDDTLAWCREFMSPRDEIKPNYPVADMMDDGYTKDHGYDYDLVVIGGGSGGMAAAKEAAVLGAKVACLDFVKPSPAGTTWGLGGTCVNVGCIPKKLFHIGSLLHESVRKDTPSFGIRLGEPNGASATDELSGIVPDPSTQMRWELVRENIQNYIRGLNFKYRVRLREKEVTYFNKLAKFTDKHTIEAVDKKGRSSLITAARFLVAVGGRPSPLSCEGAEHAISSDDVFAMEKCPGKTLCVGASYISLECAGFLAGMGLDVTVAVRSILLRGFDRECADKIGDYMVDHGVRFKRDVIPSKLEKIETGQTKVLFSDGTEEVYDTVLAAVGRMADTDKLGLESVGVETNPKNRRIIGKFEQTHCPNIYAIGDVLDKTPELTPVAIQAGLYLARRLFGGDKEAMDYQNVCTTVFTPIEYACVGLSEEDAVAKYGQNNIEVYHREFVPLEWSLSMSRSHNAAYTKVIVDKSPQENVLGIHYVGPNAGEVMQGYGTSMKQGLTLKTLTDTVGIHPTSSEEIVTLSITKSSGEDAAAGGC, via the exons ATGGCGGGTGTACCGAAGGTTTTACACATCTCCGGATACCAAAGCT GTGGCTTTTACGTGCGGGCTCTGGGCGTGCTACGATCGCTGGCGCTCCTCTTCCCGACGCGTCTCAAAGTCGTGCCTCACGAATTTTCCGACCGTGCGAGTTTTCGTTCCTGGCTcctggacgacgacggcggtTTCCGCAATACCTTTACGCGTGATATCCGGGCCCGCGAACAGGTCACTGCTCCCTTTGTTTGGTTCGCACCGTCCGATGATGGACACGACGTGGAAGATTTCCTGGGCGGTCACGACGATACCTTGGCCTGGTGTCGCGAGTTTATGAGTCCCCGCGACGAAATCAAACCGAACTATCCCGTCGCGGATATGATGGACGACGGCTACACGAAGGACCACGGATACGATTACGATCTCGTAGTTATTGGAGGCGGATCCGGTGGGATGGCGGCAGCCAAGGAAGCGGCAGTTTTGGGTGCCAAAGTAGCCTGTCTCGATTTCGTCAAACCCTCCCCCGCCGGTACCACCTGGGGTCTGGGTGGCACGTGCGTCAACGTGGGATGTATACCGAAAAAACTGTTTCATATCGGTAGTCTACTACACGAGTCGGTCCGCAAGGATACCCCGTCGTTTGGTATCCGCCTAGGTGAGCCCAACGGTGCGAGTGCAACGGATGAATTGAGTGGCATCGTCCCCGACCCATCGACACAGATGCGCTGGGAATTAGTGCGAGAAAATATTCAAAACTACATTCGGGGTCTGAATTTCAAGTATCGCGTCCGCCTGCGAGAAAAAGAAGTCACCTACTTTAACAAATTGGCCAAGTTTACGGACAAGCACACCATTGAAGCGGTGGATAAGAAAGGCCGCAGTAGTCTCATCACTGCCGCACGCTTCTTGGTGGCGGTGGGTGGCCGTCCTTCGCCCTTGTCCTGCGAGGGAGCGGAACACGCCATCTCATCGGATGATGTTTTTGCCATGGAAAAGTGTCCCGGTAAAACGTTGTGCGTCGGAGCATCCTACATTAGTCTCGAATGTGCCGGATTTTTGGCGGGCATGGGATTGGACGTTACGGTGGCGGTGCGCAGCATTCTGTTGCGCGGATTTGACCGAGAGTGCGCGGATAAGATTGGTGATTACATGGTAGACCACGGAGTTAGGTTCAAACGAGACGTGATCCCGTCGAAACTGGAAAAAATCGAGACGGGACAGACCAAGGTACTGTTCTCCGACGGTACGGAAGAGGTCTACGATACCGTACTCGCTGCCGTGGGGCGTATGGCAGATACCGATAAGCTTGGGCTGGAAAGTGTCGGCGTGGAAACAAACCCAAAGAATCGTCGCATCATTGGAAAATTTGAACAGACTCATTGCCCCAACATTTACGCCATTGGAGATGTTTTGGAT AAAACTCCCGAGCTGACGCCCGTTGCTATCCAAGCGGGTCTCTATCTTGCCCGTCGTCTTTTTGGTGGCGACAAGGAGGCCATGGACTATCAAAATGTATGCACGACTGTCTTTACACCGATCGAATACGCGTGTGTGGGATTATCTGAAGAAGACGCCGTTGCAAAGTACGGCCAGAACAACATCGAGGTCTACCATCGTGAATTTGTTCCGCTTGAGTGGTCTCTGTCAATGAGCAGAAGTCACAATGCGGCGTATACCAAAGTGATTGTCGACAAATCACCGCAGGAAAACGTTCTTGGAATTCATTACGTTGGTCCGAATGCGGGCGAAGTGATGCAAGGATATGGTACGTCGATGAAGCAAGGCTTGACGTTGAAGACTCTTACGGATACGGTGGGAATCCACCCAACATCTTCCGAAGAAATTGTTACTCTATCCATTACAAAGAGCAGTGGCGaagatgctgctgctggcggCTGCTGA